In a single window of the Microcoleus sp. FACHB-672 genome:
- a CDS encoding class I SAM-dependent methyltransferase — protein MRNLICPLSGSSEVILIEKIKVKDIINIYKKQLKFDVSEEFKEVKEIGFYHCLDSDLRFFFPLVIGSEAFYEKLQQFDWYYMDNKPEYEYAKQFVKDSDVVLEIGSGKGAFLKKLSTNNYVGLEFSREATNIAAKEGICIQNESIQTHAIKNLNTYDVVCAFQVLEHVEEVYSFIESSTLCLKPGGLLIYSIPSVDSFSKYVSNFILDMPPHHVTRWSDKALQNIACYFTLEPVEIWHEPLQLIHKKLYAEAVIKNSFFSFFKKPHKNIDKSFTNKVVNGFSKIISQFTASGLTSYELMPRGISVTSVYRKVKK, from the coding sequence ATGAGAAACTTAATTTGTCCCCTTAGTGGTAGCTCAGAAGTAATTTTAATAGAGAAAATAAAAGTAAAGGACATAATTAATATTTACAAAAAACAACTAAAATTTGATGTTTCTGAAGAATTTAAAGAGGTAAAGGAGATAGGCTTTTATCACTGTCTTGATTCAGACTTAAGGTTTTTCTTCCCTTTAGTAATTGGATCAGAAGCTTTTTATGAAAAACTCCAACAGTTTGATTGGTATTATATGGATAATAAGCCCGAATATGAGTATGCTAAGCAATTTGTAAAGGACTCAGATGTTGTTTTGGAAATTGGAAGCGGTAAAGGAGCTTTTCTCAAAAAACTTTCAACCAACAATTATGTAGGTCTTGAATTCAGTCGAGAAGCAACAAATATTGCTGCTAAAGAGGGCATTTGTATTCAAAATGAGTCCATCCAAACGCACGCCATTAAAAATTTGAATACCTATGATGTGGTTTGTGCATTTCAAGTTTTAGAACATGTTGAGGAAGTTTATTCCTTCATAGAATCTAGCACTCTCTGTTTAAAGCCAGGAGGTCTTTTAATATATTCTATTCCAAGCGTTGACTCTTTTTCTAAATACGTTTCTAATTTTATTTTGGATATGCCACCCCATCATGTTACAAGGTGGTCTGATAAAGCACTTCAGAATATTGCCTGTTATTTTACTTTAGAGCCTGTAGAAATTTGGCATGAACCTCTCCAGTTGATTCACAAAAAACTTTATGCTGAGGCTGTTATAAAAAATAGCTTTTTTAGTTTTTTTAAAAAACCTCATAAAAATATTGACAAGAGTTTTACTAATAAAGTTGTCAATGGATTTAGTAAAATAATTTCCCAATTTACTGCAAGCGGTTTAACCAGTTATGAGTTAATGCCTAGAGGGATCTCTGTAACAAGTGTTTATCGTAAGGTAAAAAAATAA
- a CDS encoding class I SAM-dependent methyltransferase — protein sequence MLEFLNVGCGSTFHPAWTNIDIAPQSPKIQRYDIRKKLPYLDNCFDACYSSHVLEHLTKEEAKDLVSECLRVLKPAGVARFVVPDLESIARTYLDTLERVESGIAEAEADYDWMMLEMYDQTVRNYGGGEMYRYFSSPDIKNKDFVRYRIGLEAEIHQASIWKKIKSKNAFWFLQKLRTLIAGSLVALTAGREAKRAFEEGIFRNSGEIHRWMYDRFSLQRLLKKTGFVDVRICRADESRIPDFNSYNLDIIEDKIRKPDSLFIEGIKP from the coding sequence ATGCTTGAATTTTTAAACGTAGGTTGCGGTTCTACATTTCATCCTGCTTGGACAAACATTGACATTGCTCCTCAATCGCCAAAGATTCAAAGATATGACATTCGTAAAAAATTGCCTTATTTAGATAACTGCTTTGATGCCTGTTATAGCAGCCATGTTCTAGAACATTTGACAAAAGAAGAGGCTAAAGATTTAGTCTCTGAGTGTTTGCGCGTTCTAAAACCGGCAGGAGTAGCGAGATTTGTTGTTCCCGATTTAGAATCGATAGCTAGGACTTATCTGGATACTCTTGAGCGGGTAGAGAGCGGAATTGCTGAGGCAGAAGCAGACTATGACTGGATGATGCTAGAAATGTATGATCAAACCGTCCGTAATTATGGCGGCGGTGAAATGTATCGTTACTTCAGTAGCCCTGATATTAAAAATAAAGACTTCGTTCGCTACCGGATAGGGCTTGAAGCAGAGATTCATCAGGCTTCAATATGGAAAAAAATAAAGTCTAAAAATGCTTTTTGGTTTCTACAAAAACTTAGAACTCTAATAGCGGGAAGTCTAGTCGCGCTGACTGCCGGTAGAGAAGCCAAACGTGCTTTTGAAGAGGGTATTTTTCGCAATTCAGGAGAAATACATCGCTGGATGTATGACCGCTTTTCCCTTCAGCGCCTGCTTAAAAAAACAGGATTTGTAGATGTGCGTATCTGTCGCGCTGATGAAAGTCGTATTCCAGACTTCAACAGTTATAACTTGGATATTATTGAGGACAAAATTCGCAAGCCTGATTCTTTGTTTATAGAAGGAATCAAACCATGA